The Nitrospirota bacterium DNA window GGCGGGTCTTATCTATACCGCAGAGATTACAATTGACATGCTTCATATTTTGCTTTCAAAAATTTCCATCAATTACCACTGTGGCAATTGCTAAAGCACTTGAAAAACTCGTGCTTACAAATACTCTCTGCCCATCACATAATTCTTTAGCTCCATTAGAAAGCTTCACTGAAAGGACTCCTTCTTTATTAATCACCTCTATATCTTTCCATCCCACGCCATTACTCCAGCCGGTGCCGATTGCCTTCATAAATGCCTCCTTTACAGCAAAAAAGGAGGCGAGGTGTTTATGGGGATGCTTCTTTTTTAAGCAATACAGTTTCTCTTCCTCAGTGAAGACCTTCTCAAGCATTACCGCATCCTTAACCCAGTGCTCGATCCTTGAAATCATCACTATATCTGTTCCTACACCCCGCATATTCACACAATGGTTAGAGTTATTTCTGCCTCGGAAACTATCTCTTCCTTAACATATGCCATGACATCAAAGACATAAAGGGGATGAAAGCCCTGTGATAGAGATGATTTTATGATAAGCTGGTCGCCAGGGATAACAGGTTTTTTAAATCTTGCATCCTTTACCCTTGTAAGGTACGCACCTGTTTTCTCATCACCTATTATCAGCCCTGATGCCTGTGCCATTGCCTCTATTATCAAAACGCCGGGCATGACAGGATTATCCCTGAAGTGTCCTGTAAAGAACTCTTCATTGATAGTCACATTCTTAAGGCATATAATCCGCTTGCCTTTTTCAAATTCAATTATTTTATCAATTAGAACAAACGGATATGAATGGGGCAGGATAGTTACTGGCAAAGCATTCAAGTCTGTCATCTGTTTTCTTGTATGTATTTCGCTATATTACCTACAGATGTGAAGACCTTCTGTGCAGTCTCTTTGTCTGTTATGTCCACACCAAATTCCCTTTTTATCCCCACCACCAATTCCAGTACATCTATGGAATCAAGCCCCAATCCGTCGGTGCCGAAGAGTTGTGTGTCTTCATTTATCTCATCTGCTCCGACCTTAAGCTTTAATCTCGTTATCATCAATTCTTTCAGTTTCTGGACAATTTCAGACAATTAAGGTAATCCTCCGGTAACGCAAATTGTTTCTCCAGTGATATAACTGGCCTCATCGGATGCAAGGAATCTGACAACAGATGCCACTTCCTCGGGCCTGCCGAATCTTTTGAGGGGTATGTTTTCAAGGAATGCCTTCTTTGCCTTTTCTGGCAAAGAATCAACCATATCGCTCTCTATAATTCCAGGGGCAACTGCATTCACCCTTATGTTAAAATGTGCCAGTTCCTTTGAAATAGCCTTTGTAAAAGCTATCACACCGCCTTTTGCAGCAGAATAATTTGTTTGACCTGGCAGCCCTGTAATGCCGCTTAAAGATGCTATGTTAATTATAACTCCGCTCCTCTGACCTATCATGTATTCTGATACCGCCTTTGAACAATTAAAAACCCCGGTAAGGTTCGTATTTATAACATCACTCCAGTCCTTTTCAGACATAAGCATTAAAAAACCGTCCCTGACAATACCTGCATTGTTCACAAGGACATCTATTTTCTTATGTTTCTGTATTACGCTGGCGAGCATCTGCCTCACATGGGCGTAATCAGATACATCAGCCTGTTCAATGTCAATAATATTATCTCCCGATGGCAGTTCCTGCCTTAATGCCTCTGCTTCATCCCTTGATTTAGTGCAGTTTATAATGACCGTGTCGCCCGCATCGGCAAATGCCTTGCAGATAGCCCTTCCAATACCTCTACTTCCACCGGTAATAAGAACTACTCTGCCCATTAATTTTGTATGCTGATTAGCTTTCCGTCTCTGCCAAATACGGCCTGCCAGCGGTTGAAACGGTTATAGTAGTATATCCATTTATCACTGCTCATGATTTCTTTCAACCCCAGATTAAATGTCTTCTGATTGTCGACAATGGCAGGACAACCCACTGCCAGCAACATCTGCTCCTTTGTCATCCCCTTTTCAGCAATTCCCCTTCTTATCTTGCTTTTAATATCATCCGGATAACCTTCTATCTTTTTGTTGATATTCTCGGTGGTAAAAAACTTGCTATATATCTCCTCCGATCCTGAATTGCCCTTTTCGGTGAAGGCAAAATTATAAATCTTTCCATTCAGGTCAAATTTTATAATGTGCCTGTCAATCTCTGTAATCGTGACCTTCTCGCCTGCTTTAAGCAATATTGTCTTCGCTGTATCATTATAATTCACCCAGTAAATCTCGTCTCCTCTGACGGCATGCAATGCGGTTTTCAAATAATACGATTTCCCTATCTCCATGGCATATGCATTGTTAATCAGTCCTAAAAACAACACTCCAATTACTACAAATAGCTTTTTCATATAACCTCCAATGTCATTACTTTATTCAAGCATATCCCATAAAGGCCCTTTTTTGCCCATCTTTCTTAATGCACCTAACATATCGCTATCACATCTTATGTTTAGCCCAGGCACCACCCAGTTGTTCCTTTGTTCTGCATGTTCAGAAACTTTTTGTATCAAAGCATCAACAGCAATTTCTGATGACAGATAAAATACAGGTTGCAACAAATCCCTTCCTTTTTCAATCACGCCTCCTTCTATAGCTATCTCGTGGAGTCTTGTATTTGGATATATCCTTGCTCCAATTAAGGCAATGACCGCTGTCGGTTTAATCCTGTCAAAGAGTTTGAATGTCTCCTCAAGAGTCGCCTTATTCTCCCCGGGGCCTCCCATTATAATATAATGGGCATTTGGCAAGTCAACAGTTTTACAGCACTCAGATGCATATGCTATATCATTGGCGGCAAAACCCTTACAAAGTCCCTTCAATGTCATATCCGAGCCGGCATCCGAGCCGAACTCAACACCGATACAACCTGCCCTTTTCATAAGTGTTGCAAGCTCCGCTGTCATCCCCATTGGCGTGGCAAAGCATGTCCATGCCATCCTCAGGCCGCTCCTCGCCATCTCTTCACATATTGCAGCAGCGTGCTCTACGGGAAAGTTGAATATATCATCCACAAAAAAGATATAGTCAATGCCGTATAGAGATTGCATCTCCTTTAACTCCTCAACTATATCTACCGGTTCCCTCAACCTTAACCTGCTGCCCTCAATATTTGGATATGTACAGTAGGCACACTTAAAGGGACATCCACGTTTTGATTGTATATTAGCCATGCCACCGAGTTCGTAATACGACCTGTTATTCAGAAGAGACCTGTCAGGTCGGAAATTAAGACGATTATACTGTAAGGCATTGGATAAAAACTGCCCATCCCTGATGCAGCAGAGATTGGGGATATTATAGACATCGCCGCCATTACCGATGGCATCAACAAATAGAGGGAAGGCGGTTTCCCCTTCTCCTATGATGCCTATCTCAATTTCGAGATACTTCATGATGTCTTCAGGGAAGATGGAGAAGCCTGATCCTCCAACCACTATAGGAACATGTATATGCCCCTTTATGAAGGCAGCAATATTTCTAATCCTCGGCATGTAGAAGATGCTTTTCTTATATGTAAGGTTATCCACATTCCTGATGGATATGCCAACAATATCAGGACAAAAGCCTCTCAAGGAATCTTCAATGGCGATGAAGTCGTCTTTTACAAAACATAGATCGAGGATGCAAACATCATGATTTTTGTCTTTCAGTGCCTTTGCAACATAGGCCACGCCAATAGGGGTTACCGGATATGGGTCTTTTTCATTGTTTACAGATATGAGGAGAACCTTCATCTCTGACCTTCTCGCACCTCCAGCATGTAGAGTCAGAAGCCAGATAATTGCCTGTCATCTGATATGCATTACCCCTGCATCCATAACATCCTTGATTATATTCACATGTCTTACAGACACCTTCAATCTTCTTGTAGATATTTCTGAGATTGGAAATTGCAGGGCTGTTCCTGAGTATATCCTCAAGACGACGCTCCCTGATATTTCCAACAGATATATCTATGCCTGTGCAGGGCTGCACATAACCCTGGGAATTCACAAGACAGCTATAGAGGTGCCGCTTACATGTAAAGGCTGCAACGGGGGGGCGAGATTCCC harbors:
- the acpS gene encoding holo-ACP synthase, encoding MRGVGTDIVMISRIEHWVKDAVMLEKVFTEEEKLYCLKKKHPHKHLASFFAVKEAFMKAIGTGWSNGVGWKDIEVINKEGVLSVKLSNGAKELCDGQRVFVSTSFSSALAIATVVIDGNF
- the fabZ gene encoding 3-hydroxyacyl-ACP dehydratase FabZ, which gives rise to MTDLNALPVTILPHSYPFVLIDKIIEFEKGKRIICLKNVTINEEFFTGHFRDNPVMPGVLIIEAMAQASGLIIGDEKTGAYLTRVKDARFKKPVIPGDQLIIKSSLSQGFHPLYVFDVMAYVKEEIVSEAEITLTIV
- a CDS encoding acyl carrier protein, which produces MSEIVQKLKELMITRLKLKVGADEINEDTQLFGTDGLGLDSIDVLELVVGIKREFGVDITDKETAQKVFTSVGNIAKYIQENR
- the fabG gene encoding 3-oxoacyl-[acyl-carrier-protein] reductase codes for the protein MGRVVLITGGSRGIGRAICKAFADAGDTVIINCTKSRDEAEALRQELPSGDNIIDIEQADVSDYAHVRQMLASVIQKHKKIDVLVNNAGIVRDGFLMLMSEKDWSDVINTNLTGVFNCSKAVSEYMIGQRSGVIINIASLSGITGLPGQTNYSAAKGGVIAFTKAISKELAHFNIRVNAVAPGIIESDMVDSLPEKAKKAFLENIPLKRFGRPEEVASVVRFLASDEASYITGETICVTGGLP
- a CDS encoding cobalamin B12-binding domain-containing protein, which gives rise to MKVLLISVNNEKDPYPVTPIGVAYVAKALKDKNHDVCILDLCFVKDDFIAIEDSLRGFCPDIVGISIRNVDNLTYKKSIFYMPRIRNIAAFIKGHIHVPIVVGGSGFSIFPEDIMKYLEIEIGIIGEGETAFPLFVDAIGNGGDVYNIPNLCCIRDGQFLSNALQYNRLNFRPDRSLLNNRSYYELGGMANIQSKRGCPFKCAYCTYPNIEGSRLRLREPVDIVEELKEMQSLYGIDYIFFVDDIFNFPVEHAAAICEEMARSGLRMAWTCFATPMGMTAELATLMKRAGCIGVEFGSDAGSDMTLKGLCKGFAANDIAYASECCKTVDLPNAHYIIMGGPGENKATLEETFKLFDRIKPTAVIALIGARIYPNTRLHEIAIEGGVIEKGRDLLQPVFYLSSEIAVDALIQKVSEHAEQRNNWVVPGLNIRCDSDMLGALRKMGKKGPLWDMLE